Part of the bacterium genome, TTCGGATGCAAAAAGGAAAGCGCTGTCAATGGGATGTATATTATAAGAACCGATAATGCAGGCAGAAGCCATAATGTATGTTTGGAGCCCCAATTGTCAGGATAACCCGACCAATCAAAATGAATGGCGATGCTTTCGGGTAATTGTTGAATATGGCCCATGACCAAAACAAAGGAGGCAGCGACGACAGCGATGCAAATTACTTCGATCCACTTTTCGTAAGAACTTCGAGGCATCGTTATATTGACGCGGCTCGTCACGGTATCTACGGATCGCTTAATACTGCAATAGCTGCAGCACCCGGGCCGGCGTGGGTTGCGATGACGGTAGATACATCGGTGATCAGGATATCATCGCGATCAATTTCATAATACCGGCTTAATTGCGTTGCATACCAATCG contains:
- a CDS encoding DUF1648 domain-containing protein, with protein sequence MTSRVNITMPRSSYEKWIEVICIAVVAASFVLVMGHIQQLPESIAIHFDWSGYPDNWGSKHTLWLLPALSVLIIYIPLTALSFLHPKPGDTLPMLIHRNVRITRMSLALIKLNALFLMWWLTYIVVQSALSGHIDQNPAGVVSIFLLILTLIIGISIYLIKAKRSTPSA